From the genome of Colias croceus chromosome 12, ilColCroc2.1:
cttttttaaaatcttgttcaTACGTGCGCtcctttctttttcttatgtTAATATTTGAATTCTGTGTTTCCTCCATGCCGTATCCACGCAGATTCGGTGTTGATCCGCCTCCGCTACCGCTGCCGCTTATAAATGTAATACTCGGCGGCGTGTGTTGCAAACTCATAGCGAAAACCGGTTTGTTATCGTAAATACTGCACGGGCGTATTACTAAACGCTTCACTTTTAGTAGGAATGTACTTTTGTATAACGTCAATGGCAGCTTCAAAGTAGACTACGTAAATGTTCatataactttaaattaattaaaatagcttAACACACGTTATTTCAAAGTAGATAACATCCGTAGTTAATAGTAACGACGAGTTTATAGCGAGTCAGACCGTGTACAGGCGCCGATAACACGAGTGCATCGCGCTGCGGCCGTGCGTAACTGATTAAATAGGTACTGCATTTAATAAACGCAATGAGATAGGTAATAAACAAACGGGGATTTATATAAAGAGGGCAATACTTTGTTGTTCTATTGATTACGTGCACATTATAAATAGTATCAAGAGAGGATGTATTTTTCTAACACACTTAAATATGTTACTAAATCGATAACTGTTCTTGAATGGTTACAATCTGGGGACCTTTAAGAAGAGAGCGTATTCTTTCttaaaaggccggcaacacCAATCCCAATGTCCCTGGCGTTGTGGGTGCTTATGGGCGACGCTGAacgcttaccatcaggcgtcGCGTCTGCTATGTTGCCTCCTCTctcataaaaaaaagaatataatgATCATCTATTAATCAGAATTATTTAGATAGTGTCTAATTCtgaaatatttctcaaattatGAGCTGCAAACTGATTGATTAACCTACGTAATTAATTGTTtgcttattaatttataatgaagtGTCACACTGTTCTAACGTTATCGCATAgcctcaataaataaattacatttgcTGCATTGTGCATACACCGAAGCAATGCGCATTACTCGATGCCTGTCGCATATCGACATTGGCATCTCCTAACATGTTTCCGATGTTGACAGTATCAGCACGTTCAGAGAATGTCTTATAATAAGTACTAGCAAACGTTATGCCTTACTCTCTTAGAGCATTATAAGATTACTCTTGTtacttattacaaaattatggccgattctcagatgTACCCAATaggcacacaaaatttcaagAGAATAAATAGGTCCAGCCGTTAAGGAGGaggtaactaacattgtgacacgtgaattttaaatctatacttaataaagctatataaagctgaagagtttctttgtttgtttgtttgaacgcgctaatctcaggaactactggtccgatttgaaaaaatctttcggtgttagatagcccatttatcgaggaaggctataggctatagggtgtaaccgcggagcacagctagagTAAGTATATATATAGAGAAGATAGAAATTTGATTGTGTTGTGCCAACCGagctaattaaaatattagcatGAAACATACAACTTTGAATATTCCTTTGTTCCAGCTCTTAAATTTACTTCATTTGCTGTTATTGCGTATTTGCATTTCACTGGTTTACAATTAGGGAAGAGAATTAAAGCCTTTTTGGTCGTTTAATTGATcgctacatttttatttagtttacttCTATTATGGGGAAACTGCGAAAAAAAGTCGAAGTCAATTTACTGTTAAAAAACCTTTTTGAAGTACATAAAactcttttatttattcaggGACATTTACGCAAATAGAACATAACCTAAACATATTCAAGACCTAAGGGATCAAGTttcttatttgtatttattttctttgacaataAAGTTACTTTATACCTAAACTCGCTGTATCGAGGTTCTCATCTATTTTATCTTAATGATTATTTGAAAAAGTTTTCATTCACTAGATAAGCGATTGTCTCCGTTTCGTAATATTGCCACTAGAATTTCTCTAGAGAGATCTTGAGTATGTTGATAACAGTGGAAGCTCTTTAACGTCGTCGCAATATTATACTATATTCGTTCAAAAGGTAAAATATGAACCGAGTATCTTTATCgttgtttgaatattattaagctaagATTtgcttgtaaataatatttgcgaacaaatattaaatatttgtttgttgtgTAACAAATTTTCTTAgttgtattttgtatatttgatTGTAGGATTGAGTAGGAAGGTTAATTACTAgtgacatttaattattacaaatgtatgttttaaactaaaatgaaGACCGTCAAATTGAGCCGCTCCAAATAATTACGCTCTATTAACATgctttttgttaaataaaaattcacttaaaatatgttttattggttgtattttaatcattaataaatagatatttctttttcatttatttataaatttatcggTTAATTGTATAGATTCTCTACTAACATAAACATTGTATTTAGTGCCAGTAGCTGCTACATGTATTTAGTTCACATACTCTAAAACAGATAGAAGTTGGAAATGTCCTTTGTGTACAAATGTGAACAGTAATCGACGTAAGGATGACACAACACCTATTCAGCCTGCCCAGTCATCTCCGCCTCTTTTGACCAAAAATAAGGGGAATCGCAAGAGACGAAGGATAGAAGAACGAAATGCTAAACCTTCACCTACAAAACAGATTGTGCAGTCACCTTCCTCTGCAAATGAAAACAATGACCAAAGTTTGATCCAGTCGGATAGTGAATGCTCAATCCCATACGATAAATTCGGATCACTGCTGGACAACAAGatggaaaaatttaaaacatcacTTATGCAAGATATAGTTTCGCACGTGAGAAATGAAATAAGTAAAGTCATCGACTCATTGAAAGATGACCTTACCAGGTCCATAGAATTCTTAGCTGAAGAGCAAAACAGCCTCAAACAGGATCTAATAGCTGccaaagataaaataaaggaACTAGAGAAAGATAAATTCGATCTTactaacaatattaaaacaatagaaCGGCGCTTAGACACATTGGACAAGGCCTCGAGGAGTTGTAACGTGGAAATTCAATGTGTACCCCAAAAAAAGGAAGAAAGCTTACCTTCACTCGTCAAAAAAATCTGTGATACAGTTGGGTTTCAAattcaagaaaataatatttactcgGTCAGAAGAGTGGCCAAACTTAATCCGACTTCACCGCGTCCTAGAAGTATAATCTTGACTTTACAGAGTGAGCGCGACCGAGATATGCTGTTGTCTGCTTATAAAAGGTTCAATAAAGGAAAGAACATATGTGATACTCTTAATTCAAACCATCTAATGATCCCAGGAGAGAAGCATCGTATCTACTTGTCTGAGCACTCATCTCCAACGTGTAAAATGTTGCATGCGGAGGCCAGAAAGCTctcaaaacaatttaaatataaatatgtctGGGTTCGTAATGATAAAGTTTATATGAGGAAGGATGACAATGCAATAGCGATATACATTAAAGACACGAGCAGTTTTGATAAGCTAAATAAGACGACAACTTAATTTAATAGAAAACGGTACATACTTAACACATAGGTAAATTTACACTCTAAATTATGGATATCTTCTACCAAAATGTTAATAGAATTCGGTCAAAAACTAATGAAATATATATGAACATACTTAACTCcaattttgatataatatgtcTCACTGAAACCAATTTAAATGATAGCGTTTTTGATAGTGAACTCGTAGACAGTAGATACAGTATATACCGAAGGGATCGTCAATCCTCTTGCTCGGTTAAAAGGGATGGGGGGGGAGTACTTGTtgctattaataaaaatattaacgtcAATAGACTTTACTCATGGGAAACAAAGTTTGAGGACATTTGgcttaaaattgaatataataaaacatcaaaattaaaattctatttatGTGTCTGTTACCTTCCCCCACACCTTACTTGTGAGGACTTGAGTGCGTTTTACGACCATATTCAATTAATAacgctaaataaaataaataacgttcATGTTTTGGTTGTAGGAGACTTCAATACTCCCAGTCTTACCTGGTCCCACTCACCTAGTCGATCCCACATCTTAACACCTTCTTTGCCTACTGACCTGAAATCGAAATTGCTAACTGAACATATCTCTCTCTGCAATATGAACCAGTTCAATCATGTTCTTAATAAATCAGATAGACTGCTTGATCTAGTACTAGGAACATTCGACGCCGTAAGTGTTACAGAAACTAACCCCATATCTCGTCTGGATCTATACCATCCATCCTtatgcataaaattaaatgttgacCATCAATGTCCTAAAAGACTCAAGCGATCAATAACCAAGCGACTGAACTATAATAAATGTGACTACCAGAAAATAAAATCGCACCTTCACCAAATAGACTGGGTTgcagaattatcaaaatctgtGAATGTTGATGTAGCCGTGgaaaaattttacaacacTTTGCTTGaggtaattaaaaagtataccCCCCTTACTTCTATCTCTAAAAGTAATCATCCCGTATGGTTTTCTCCTGCTCTCATAAATTGCCTTAGAGAAAAGTATAAGTACCATaagctatttaaaaaatacgccAATCCGCGCGATTACGATACTTTTGCCTTACTGCGGACGAGAGCTAAATCTCTAATGAAAATTTGCTACACTGCCTTTGTTACATCCATAGAGAACGAGATAGGTTCTAACATAAAAGCCTTCTGGAGGTTTGTGAATTCAAAGAAGGATACTACTACGTACCCTAACATTATGAAATTCCAGGATCTGATGGCATCTGGCAGTCAAGAAATATGTGATCTTCTGGCCAAGTATTTTAGCTCTGTGTACGAGGAGTCGGAGACAAATATCGACACAAATTTAGGTACCAGTGTTACTACAGATTGTCTTCAGGAGATCACACTGACAGATAACGAAGTCagattaaaattgaaacagTTAGATCCTAACAAAGGCATGGGCCCAGATGGTATTCCTgcaaaactatttaaaacgTGTGCAGTGGAACTTTGTAAACCTCTCCGAATAATATACAACATGTCATTGAAGACTGGAATTTTCCCTAATGAATGGAAAAAAGCGCATGTGGTTCCTATACATAAGTCGGGTGATCGCTCTGACTGTGCAAATTACCGACCTATCAGTCTTTTATCGACAACAGCCAAGGTGTTTGAATCACTTGTCTACGACCAAATCTATAGTCATATAAAATCTCTAATTTCCGATAATCAACACGGATTTGTCAGGGGGAGATCGACCATCAGTAATCTCCTTATTTTCAAAAACTACATTTGCTCCTCATTTGCTAAACGCGGTCAAGTCGACTGCATCTATACCGACTTTAAAAAGGCATTTGATAAGGTCCATCACGAAGTTCTTTGCAACAAAATATCTTCATTTGGCATACACGGAAACCTTTTTCGCTGGATAAAGTCGTACTTAACGAAACGAAGTCAGATAGTTGTGATTGGTGGTCATAAATCCTCACCTTTTTTTGCCTATTCTGGAGTACCGCAAGGTTCTCATTTAGGTcccttatttttcataatgttTATTAACGACCTTGCTCAAACCCTCAACTGTCCTTGCTTACTTTATGCTGATGACCTAAAGATTTTTAACACTATTGTATCTACAGATGACTGTCATAAACTACAAACGGACCTCAATACTTTACTGCAATGGTGCAAGAACAATAGAATGTTTCTCAACCTTGATAaatgttttagtatatctttcaccaataaaagtaaaaatattatgaattttcaatacaaattaaatgatcatgttttacaaaataaatgcgTTGCTAAAGATTTAGGTATACTTTTTGACCAAAAACTGTCATTCCGTGACCACTATGATCAGATGATTGGAAAAGCGCTCCGTATATTGGGTTTTATTTCTAGATTTTCAAAGGAATTTCTCAGACCATCTACATTTATTTACCTTTATAATACTCTGGTACGCACGAATCTGGAATATGGGTCAATCATTTGGTCACCTTACTACCACATTCATAATGACCGTATCGAGAGAGTACAGAAAAAAGCACTTCGATTGGTAAACTACAGATTTAACGCAGGAGACAAAATATCCTATGAAGATAAATTGGAGATGTTTAAGGTCACGAAACTTTCAACGCGCCGACAGTACCAGGATCTTATATTTCTTCATCATATTATACACTTTCATATTGACTGTCCAACTCTGCTCTCACttcttaattttaacataaaaccTAATCCCAGACACCCTTCTCTCTTCTgcataaatgttttaaaaaataatacttcttTCTATAATCCCATGGTCCGTATGTGTCGCCTGTATAATGATTTGACTTCGCGTAAGCCTAACACAGAACTTGACGTATTTGATCCAAAACTgggtaaatttaaaaatcaagtCAAAACCGTGCTCAAGTTctatgataatttaaaatttaaaatttaactttcaTAGTTCTGTTTATTAgacataatttattgttatttaactACTGTGATGAAATGTAATGAACTTTATGTGATTGTatgtaatgtaggtatttattgacttaactgtattttatattttatgtgattgaatgtaatgtaggtatttattgaattaactgtattttatgtgattgaatgtaatgtaggtacttattgacttaactatattttatgtgattgtatgtaatgtaggtatttattgacttaactgtattttatgtgATTGAATGTAACGTAGgtatttgaaatgaaatgaaatgaatctaTGAATTGtgctaaataatataatttttaatatatattttttttaacctcAATTGTGCTGTGTACACACAATTTGGCTGGCATTTTACCGCAACATGATTGTGATTAAACTTGTGTATAATTAGTCAAAATTGTCAGCTGTGatgtgtacctatttaaataaataaataaataaataaataaaattaaggtaTCAGCGATCAATTAATCCACGTGCTAATTTGCATACATCATTAATTAATGCATTGCATACAATTGTACTTGTTGGCtgatacaattaaaaacattatcatTGTGATTAATATATTCATCTATATGCCCATTAAATTAAGAGAGCTCTTCATGTCAACATTATACCTATGtcagttaaaataaaagttttttttttcagtaagtacccattatttttcatttcaacattaatcaaatgaGAATAGGCCAGTccacacagagcgagcagcctctCGAAGCATTTTATGTGCGAAGTATCTCTGCTTGGGTGGACGTGCATACGTAATAACTCAACTCTACGACCTTTTAACACCCTTCGACATAGGTATATCGATAAGCAGTAAAATACACAAGCTGTTCCCTTAGAGCGTGTATATTAACGCACGTAAAATTTCCCACTTGCAAATCGGCCATCAAAATAGCAACCCTTCAGCAAACAATGATTATAAAGTTAGACGGAGTGTGAAATATTGCGATAGCATTCGGTAGGGGAAGACGTCTGTACATAACAAAGTGTGATTGATGAGATTTATCTAGAAGGTGCAAAGAGCCCTTTTACCTTGAATGCATATTGTGGGGGACGTTTAATGTATTCCGATAAGATGTTAATGTGCGAcgaaattttcaataataatgcGCTTATAATGTAAAGTTGTTGATTGTATCAGCGCTTGgaatttttaaatacgtaAGGAGTGTTACTTGTTAAGATGTTCtgcgtaaaatataattttatttttataaattcaaaaattttatattaatcattagatacaatagatatttattattttcaataagacCTTTAGGTAATAGACACGTTTTAATTCTAAGTTAgtaaattagtattattttgaCTTTCTAAGGTTTTCATAAACTACACTATTTCTTCAGAGGTAGGTACAAGATAAAGTGAACAATTGGATAAAGGAAGACAATTCCTGCAACCATTCGACTGAAGGTACACGTACTCTCTCACCACAAATTGCAGCAAAGGAAGCCCTAATAGATGGCTTCCGGTCGAAATGTCTCGATCGAAACCAGTCAGGCTAGTTAACGCTATTTCATTAAAACCTTATCTTTTGAGTACTCCATTGaaaccaataaataaaacataattctgTATTgatatatctaataattaatgattgtCCGTATGTCCTTtataaaatcgtaaaataTGCAGTTGTTTATTTGATGAGCTTCGACAAAGTGTCATGCATGAGCCCACGAACGTTTCTGAGTTGGTACGGCCAATCTTCAAGAGGCGAAGCCCCGGTGTAGTGGGTATTTCTCAATATATGCTAAGCAAATAATGATGTCTTGACAGAATTTACTTGACAAAACATTGCAGCAAACAATAAAGAGTCGATAAAAGATGTAAGGTTGTTATTTCCACGCGAAGGTTTGTAGCGAAATTGAGGATTTAGGGCGTATCTAACAATCATTGTACATCACACATGAAATGTTTTGTATAAGAAAACATATCCACTAAAAACAGTGTAGTTACAAATCACGGATGCTTTTTGTGAAGATTTGtacatatttactttttaaatttctgGCACCGTCTTTCATTCTGCGTTCTATCACTAATTatgagttatttaaaaattattacatacaaCAAATTTGACGTCATACGCTCTCCTTTATCCCTTCAAAAATAACTGACCAGGAAGAGTTGTTCATAGTTAACAGGCATAATATTTTGGTTCCCCATCATGAGGGTAAACAGGCTGTAATGAAATGTTTAGACGGCGTGAAAATGTTCACACTTGTAGGTATTCTCATTATGGGATAGAAAAGGAAAGTCATATCAATATCAAAGTTTTATTTCACAAGTCTGTAatctaatatttaatatatggatgtatggatgtttgttactctttcacgtaaaaactactgaaccgattacaatgaaatttagcacacatatagagggtaacttgtaTTAACacatgcgggttttcctttgcaaatgcaggtgaagccgcgggcggaaatctagtaattaatacatgCTCGATATTCTTTTAATAGAGGATATAGGCATTTGTAAAAGCTTGCGTCACTTCTCATTAATcttgatttatattataatgttgagTAAACTTAATGCGCAGTTAATTACTTACTCATCTCTTCTGATTAATGATCACGAAGCCAATAAATGAGTAGGCTGTCGATTCAGATGAACTAATTAATTCGACGAAATGACGATTTCGCACAATCGAGTTTCCCTAATAGATTGATCTGAGATTTGTTCCCGTTCACTACATTAGTAATATGATATACTGAAAGACTTGTTTTTCCCCTactattgtaaatattttttttttgtttaccaCATCAGTtgagaattatttattgttacttGTCAGCTAGATGTTAACTCTAGGTTCCAGTCGAGAggaaataaatctttagaacGCAATGTTGTTTTAGGAACGTTTATTAACTTCAGTTATTTGTTAACCACACCAGTCACGGATCTACtcactttatataatatatttaaaattcccATGACACAGTGTAAATTACCATATTCCTCGTAAAAGGGCTTGAACGACTTCTATGAAATTTGATGTGTATATTTGTTAGCTCTAAGAATCGGTGATAATGGTGTACTgggaaagaaaaaaaaagatttatagAGTCAACTAGTTAAATAcaaacttattatatttatatacttaaatcGATAAGGGGACATCGAAGAAAATAATAGAAGAGAAATATCCGGCATCCTGATAGCATGTGCAATAAACACTtccctattattttattcaagtaTTTGCCTCAATATGAAAATCCAAATATCAAGCAGTGTAGCTTGTGATCGACATCCAATCGAGTTGCATTCGTAGGGCCTTGAAACGTGACTTATCTGTGTATTCGCGGGCATCCCTCATGCGTTCGATTCGTTTCGCCCCGCTACATAAGCCATGATAGATGATTGGAATACTCACTACAAACATTCGATTTTCGCTTTCATTGCGCCGTGATGGCGAACAGAAGTACGATAAATCGATGAATGACATGTGTATTAATACAGGTAATTTATGTAGGGAGAGCAAATGGTATGGACAATTAATCGAGTGCCTAGATAGAGCTGAAacttttcaaatttttatcattataatgAAGTCAGCAAAAATGAAACCGACGGTTACGCTGAAATATATGTAgataattatttgataatttattttccacaTGCATAGATATCGGAAAATTAACATTACAGTAGTCCATTATTGTTGACAAAATTACTTCGAACAATACTTTAACAtcttatagaaattaaaagaataaatcaaggaaaaataaaaggaaTGCTCTCTACAGTAAAGAATTACTCTCAAAGAGAAGGTTTCTTATGTATTTGTGGTGGAATAAATATCCAACATGCACTGGTTTACTATAACATGGCCGATGCAGTGGCGAAGCCAATTAACCAAGGGCCCTGTGGCATAGAAAAATAGGGCCTCGCAACGACCAACGAGAAACAAAAAACGTCATGACTAGGTAAGTCGCAactttacaatacaatttattttgaaaaaatttcaaattgtcTAAACTTCAGTTCTATAGGGAGTTTCTTTCACAGGCTCAAAGGCCCTGAGGCACCGCCCTACTGGGTAGTTACGTCACTGGGCCGATGTTATAACTTAGAAGATCACCCTTATCACTTACCGATATTAATGTTCTTCGTTGCATTAACTTAATGATTCCagttaaagaaataaaatgcgGTGCCTCTGAGCTTTTCCTTTGGCTTCTTCATCATCGTATTATTcctatttattattggttTCAACGATGCTATTCCTatgtgtattaaatatttctactGAAAAAATGTGAGCCGATATtacacttatttaaaaaaataaacaagttaaaattatttatttaa
Proteins encoded in this window:
- the LOC123696217 gene encoding uncharacterized protein LOC123696217, yielding MSLALWVLMGDAERLPSGVASAINRRKDDTTPIQPAQSSPPLLTKNKGNRKRRRIEERNAKPSPTKQIVQSPSSANENNDQSLIQSDSECSIPYDKFGSLLDNKMEKFKTSLMQDIVSHVRNEISKVIDSLKDDLTRSIEFLAEEQNSLKQDLIAAKDKIKELEKDKFDLTNNIKTIERRLDTLDKASRSCNVEIQCVPQKKEESLPSLVKKICDTVGFQIQENNIYSVRRVAKLNPTSPRPRSIILTLQSERDRDMLLSAYKRFNKGKNICDTLNSNHLMIPGEKHRIYLSEHSSPTCKMLHAEARKLSKQFKYKYVWVRNDKVYMRKDDNAIAIYIKDTSSFDKLNKTTT